The proteins below are encoded in one region of Diorhabda carinulata isolate Delta chromosome 3, icDioCari1.1, whole genome shotgun sequence:
- the LOC130891643 gene encoding uncharacterized protein LOC130891643: MKKIRDSKRTRQLLCGENVTPRPINVATEEINIPSTTSSASPPHQDVREEVAASSSSSSATPLPFRDDVRVEVASTSSTYLQIEDGVPKQRESLHTPTLLQGPQKKLQFKVKNFFNDIINFKHVDIFNCRNENLEIVSEYRQGFRSVECGLFVDAENPYLAATPDGLIGDNGIIEVKCPYSAAKTTPIDAIQKQIIKFAELREGRMFLKRSSNYFYQVQGQLHITQRRYCIFIVWGHLLELSLKLYFEMTTSGTKKCVSI; the protein is encoded by the exons GGCGAAAATGTAACTCCCAGACCGATAAACGTGGCtacagaagaaataaacattcCAAGTACTACTAGTAGTGCTTCACCACCACACCAGGATGTACGAGAAGAAGTTGCAgctagtagtagtagtagtagtgcTACACCACTACCTTTTAGAGATGACGTACGAGTCGAAGTTGCGTCAACAAGCTCCACGTATTTGCAGATAGAAGATGGTGTTCCAAAACAGCGAGAAAGTTTACATACCCCCACCCTACTGCAAGGACCTCAAAAAAAGTTACAAttcaaagtgaaaaattttttcaatgacaTTATAAACTTTAAACATGTAGACATCTTCAATTGTAGAAATGAGAATTTAGAAATAGTGAGTGAATATCGTCAGGGATTTCGAAGTGTTGAATGCGGTTTATTCGTTGATGCTGAAAATCCCTATTTGGCAGCTACACCTGATGGTCTAATAGGAGATAACGGCATTATTGAGGTGAAGTGTCCTTATTCAGCAGCTAAAACGACACCTATAGACGCCatccaaaaacaaattattaaatttgcaGAACTTCGGGAAGGACGTATGTTTTTAAAACGTAGCAGCAATTACTTTTATCAAGTACAAGGGCAGCTCCATATAACACAACGTcgttattgtatttttattgtttgggGACACCTATTGGAATTGAGTCTGAAATT atatttcgaGATGACAACTTCTGGGACCAAAAAATGTGTAAGCATCTAG